One Bacteroidota bacterium DNA segment encodes these proteins:
- a CDS encoding two-component regulator propeller domain-containing protein → MHKRLSQFVHDHWQVKEGLPQNSVNAILQSRDGYLWLGTYEGLARFDGKKFTVFDRGNTGAFSSNRIAALCEDPQGRLWIATYGGGVVFYDGYAFHPLTNEGIGKYVNMGCMTIDRAGRVWMVTEKGVVSLRDTLIDAIYPSSDFGGHSPQYIAADRQGTIWLGWVGEIYAIKQGRVRRLPPRPFAGMSAAFAPSRGGGIWLIAAINRHNVYLTKYERGYSFKERIPDSVEALFPVPLFEDSHGSLWFSGTGSLVKYDNGRWDSYGKKQNSPIEQIITVGEDADGDIWVGTNGNGLHRFRNGRFTTIGPPEGLPGENVWSVFEDSRKRKWVGFLGGVSCTVDQQGTISSPISGNNFFSFVEDRNNDVWLGGFAVEDPSGHRRLLRQPFWSNTMTMDSSGRIWLAVNDGGIRIAENEKIVDSISLGTALADNTIRVMRTDQDGAMWIGTQAGLFRFHSGTLTNYTVADGLPNNWVRSLYQDSSGALWIATDGGLACMKGGRISSYTEKDGLHSNTIHVILEDDSCKLWMSSNTGVFVVRKSDLQLFDEHRISRIPCVVYGEEDGMRSAEGNGSFQHGGWKMDDGTMWFATIRGVAIVDPNNLMTNLAPPPVVLENITVDGTAISPAGALELQRPAIDISFTYAALSYRIPSRVRYKYKLEGTYAGWIDAAGEQSVTFSNLSPGRYVFHVIASNDDGVWNMTGASVSFMLPPYFWQTWWFFGAVGISLLASFAGIVRYYGLRKARRRIEMLERQHILDRERARISQDMHDEVGSTLTRIAILGELAQRSLDRRDETAAQLEKISEMSRNVIDNLGEIVWALNPKNDTLDNLLAYTRQYVAEYIEVAPVHCVLEFPDGVPPLPLSAETRRNIFLTVKEAVHNIVKHAGATEVRVGCLLQEGRLSISIRDNGKGFVPDERAQAGNGLLSMRKRIEGVGGVFTVSSAPASGTTIVLDVKLPPR, encoded by the coding sequence ATGCACAAGAGACTGTCGCAGTTCGTTCACGACCACTGGCAGGTGAAAGAAGGACTGCCGCAGAACTCCGTTAACGCGATCCTCCAAAGCCGCGACGGTTATCTCTGGCTGGGGACATACGAGGGGCTCGCTCGATTCGACGGCAAAAAATTCACGGTCTTTGACAGGGGGAACACCGGAGCCTTTTCAAGCAACAGGATTGCCGCACTCTGTGAAGATCCGCAGGGCCGCCTTTGGATTGCCACGTACGGCGGCGGCGTTGTTTTCTATGACGGGTATGCTTTTCATCCGTTGACGAATGAAGGAATCGGAAAGTACGTCAACATGGGATGCATGACAATTGACCGAGCCGGGAGAGTTTGGATGGTCACCGAAAAAGGGGTTGTTTCTCTCCGCGACACCCTGATCGATGCGATATACCCAAGCTCGGATTTTGGCGGACACAGTCCGCAATATATTGCCGCCGACCGTCAAGGGACGATCTGGCTCGGCTGGGTGGGAGAGATCTATGCGATCAAACAAGGGAGGGTGAGACGATTGCCGCCAAGGCCGTTTGCCGGAATGTCGGCGGCCTTTGCTCCGAGCAGGGGCGGAGGGATCTGGCTTATCGCAGCGATCAACCGGCACAACGTGTACTTGACCAAATACGAGAGAGGCTATTCGTTCAAAGAACGAATACCCGATTCAGTCGAGGCGTTGTTTCCGGTCCCCCTTTTTGAAGATTCACACGGGTCGTTGTGGTTTTCGGGGACTGGATCCCTGGTGAAATACGACAATGGCCGGTGGGACAGTTACGGCAAGAAGCAAAATTCTCCAATCGAGCAAATTATCACGGTCGGCGAGGACGCCGACGGGGATATCTGGGTTGGCACGAATGGAAACGGCTTGCATCGGTTTCGCAACGGCCGGTTCACAACCATAGGGCCGCCGGAAGGTCTCCCCGGGGAGAATGTCTGGTCAGTCTTCGAGGATTCCCGTAAAAGAAAATGGGTCGGGTTTCTCGGCGGTGTCTCCTGCACCGTCGATCAGCAAGGAACAATATCTTCTCCGATCAGCGGCAATAATTTCTTTAGTTTTGTTGAAGACAGGAACAACGATGTATGGCTCGGGGGTTTTGCGGTCGAGGACCCCAGCGGACACCGCAGGCTTCTCCGTCAACCTTTTTGGTCCAACACGATGACGATGGATTCGTCTGGAAGAATTTGGCTTGCCGTGAACGACGGAGGGATACGCATCGCCGAAAACGAAAAGATCGTTGATTCGATTTCACTCGGAACGGCGCTTGCCGATAATACGATCCGGGTGATGAGAACGGACCAGGATGGGGCCATGTGGATCGGAACCCAGGCGGGCTTGTTTCGCTTTCATTCCGGGACGCTGACCAATTATACCGTTGCCGACGGCCTGCCGAACAATTGGGTGCGCTCGCTCTATCAGGATTCAAGCGGCGCGCTATGGATAGCAACGGACGGCGGACTTGCGTGCATGAAGGGGGGACGCATCTCTTCGTACACGGAAAAGGACGGACTTCATAGCAATACGATTCATGTTATTCTGGAGGATGACAGCTGTAAATTGTGGATGAGCAGCAATACCGGCGTGTTTGTCGTTCGGAAGAGCGACCTGCAATTGTTCGATGAACACCGCATCAGCCGGATCCCGTGCGTTGTGTATGGCGAGGAAGACGGGATGCGCAGCGCGGAGGGAAACGGAAGCTTTCAGCACGGCGGATGGAAGATGGACGACGGGACGATGTGGTTTGCGACGATCAGGGGTGTTGCCATTGTCGACCCGAACAACCTGATGACCAATTTAGCGCCGCCCCCCGTGGTCCTCGAAAATATCACCGTTGACGGAACGGCGATATCGCCGGCCGGAGCGCTCGAGCTTCAGCGTCCAGCTATCGATATTTCTTTTACGTACGCGGCGCTGAGCTACCGGATCCCGTCCCGCGTTCGCTACAAGTATAAGCTTGAAGGTACGTACGCGGGATGGATCGACGCCGCCGGGGAGCAAAGCGTAACGTTTTCCAATCTTTCTCCGGGCCGATATGTTTTTCATGTGATTGCCTCCAACGACGATGGCGTGTGGAACATGACCGGGGCATCCGTGTCGTTCATGCTCCCCCCGTATTTCTGGCAAACGTGGTGGTTTTTCGGCGCGGTGGGGATTTCACTCCTTGCTTCGTTTGCCGGAATCGTACGGTACTATGGTTTGAGGAAGGCCAGGCGCCGGATCGAGATGCTCGAGCGTCAACATATTCTCGATCGCGAGCGGGCGCGCATCTCGCAGGACATGCACGATGAAGTCGGGTCGACGCTGACGAGGATCGCGATTCTCGGAGAACTGGCGCAGCGCAGTCTGGACCGCCGCGACGAGACCGCGGCACAGCTTGAGAAAATTTCCGAGATGTCGCGCAATGTTATTGACAACCTTGGCGAAATTGTGTGGGCGTTGAACCCCAAGAACGATACGCTGGATAATTTGCTCGCCTACACGCGTCAGTATGTCGCCGAATATATTGAGGTTGCTCCCGTTCACTGCGTCTTGGAGTTTCCCGACGGCGTGCCCCCGCTCCCCTTGTCGGCCGAAACACGGCGCAACATTTTTCTGACCGTGAAAGAAGCCGTTCATAATATCGTGAAACATGCCGGGGCGACCGAAGTACGCGTAGGCTGCCTTCTTCAGGAAGGACGGTTGAGCATTTCCATTCGAGACAACGGCAAAGGGTTTGTTCCGGACGAACGTGCTCAAGCGGGGAACGGGCTCCTGAGCATGAGGAAGCGTATCGAGGGCGTCGGCGGCGTTTTTACCGTCAGTTCTGCGCCCGCGTCGGGAACGACGATCGTTCTTGATGTCAAGCTCCCCCCGCGATGA
- the rodA gene encoding rod shape-determining protein RodA: MNPFFKDYFDRTTFLSCLALIVIGLLSIYSATFDTNAASSFHRQIMWASLGFVLMVVVMFIPLRVIQRSALVVYAVSLLTLAAVLAVGHRAYGSQSWFGFGGMGGQPSEFVKITTILALAAFFGRSDTSMGSIKDVAIAFAILLLPISLIMMQPDLGTSLTFIAMFIPMLYWAGASNFLIIAIIAPGVVALSAIIGTTTFLVVLTAVGALLYFFREDRFFSALMFGINAMVGIFVQVVYEKLPLYQQKRIATFLDPNNDPLGAGYNVIQAKVAIGSGGFWGKGYLQGTQTQLNFIPKQWTDFIFCVPGEEFGFLGAVIVVALFAVILVHGLRVGYMVKNRFGSTIAIGITSLFAVHVFVNIGMSIGLMPVIGIPLPFLSYGGSSLCSYMIMMGLLMNVYANRKEY, from the coding sequence ATGAACCCATTCTTTAAGGATTATTTTGACCGCACGACATTCCTCTCGTGCCTTGCGCTGATCGTGATCGGGCTTCTCTCGATTTACAGCGCTACGTTCGACACGAATGCCGCGAGCAGCTTTCACAGGCAGATCATGTGGGCATCGCTCGGTTTTGTGCTGATGGTCGTGGTCATGTTCATTCCGCTGCGGGTCATTCAGCGTTCCGCGCTCGTGGTGTATGCGGTCTCGCTCCTCACGCTCGCCGCAGTGCTGGCGGTCGGCCACCGGGCATACGGCTCGCAGAGCTGGTTCGGTTTCGGCGGGATGGGGGGGCAGCCGTCCGAGTTTGTGAAGATTACTACCATTCTGGCCCTTGCCGCATTTTTCGGCAGGAGCGACACGAGCATGGGAAGCATCAAGGATGTCGCGATCGCCTTCGCCATTCTCCTTCTGCCGATCTCCCTCATCATGATGCAGCCGGACCTGGGAACCTCGCTGACGTTCATCGCGATGTTCATCCCGATGCTGTATTGGGCCGGTGCGTCGAATTTCCTGATCATCGCGATCATCGCGCCGGGAGTGGTTGCGCTGTCGGCGATCATCGGGACCACGACGTTTCTTGTTGTGCTCACGGCGGTCGGCGCCTTGCTCTATTTTTTCCGCGAGGATAGATTCTTCAGCGCTCTCATGTTCGGTATCAACGCCATGGTCGGAATTTTCGTCCAGGTTGTGTATGAAAAACTTCCGCTCTACCAGCAAAAAAGAATTGCGACATTCCTCGACCCGAACAACGACCCGCTGGGGGCCGGCTACAACGTCATCCAGGCAAAGGTCGCGATCGGCTCGGGGGGATTTTGGGGGAAGGGGTACCTGCAGGGGACGCAGACGCAGCTGAATTTTATTCCAAAGCAGTGGACCGACTTTATCTTTTGCGTTCCCGGCGAGGAATTCGGGTTCCTCGGCGCCGTCATCGTCGTCGCGCTCTTCGCCGTCATTCTTGTGCACGGCCTCAGGGTTGGCTACATGGTGAAGAACAGGTTCGGCAGCACCATTGCGATCGGGATCACCTCCTTGTTCGCCGTTCATGTATTTGTCAACATCGGCATGTCGATCGGGCTAATGCCGGTCATCGGCATTCCCCTCCCGTTCCTGAGTTACGGCGGTTCGTCATTGTGTTCGTACATGATCATGATGGGCCTGCTGATGAATGTATACGCCAACAGGAAAGAATACTGA